CGACTTAACACAAGACGAGTTAATCGCGGAAGGAAAGCGTATTCGCGCAGAGAATTGGGCATTGCAAGCTGACGCTGGTGTTGACCTTATCCCAGTCGGCGATTTTGCTTGGTATGACCACGTATTGAATATTTCATTACTTGTCGGCGCTATTCCTAGTCGTCACAAAGATAAAGCGTCGGTAAATCTCGATACTTTGTTTAGGGTTGGCAGGGGGCGAGCCCCTAGCGGATGTGCTTGTGCTGCAAGTGAAATGACGAAATGGTTCAATACTAATTACCATTACATTGTCCCAGAGTTAACGCAAACACAGGAGTTTGCTCTGACTTGGACGGAGTTATTTACTCAAGTAGAGGAAGCGCTATCACTTGGCTACCAAGCAAAAGCCGTATTGGTCGGCCCCGTAACCTATCTCTACTTAGCTAAATGCGTTGGTCAAGAGTTTGATAAATTAGTTTTATTAGATAAGTTATTGATCGTATATCAGCAGGTACTTGCAAAGCTTGCAGAGCAAGGCGTTGAATGGGTACAAGTTGATGAACCTATTTTAGCATTGGAAATCGATGATGCTTATCGCAATGCGCTACGTAGGAGTTTTGATGCGTTAAGCGGCCAAGGAGTAAAGGTATTGTTGGCCAGTTATTTTGACTCAGTGCAAGCGCATTTTGAAGATATCCAGTCTTACCCGGTGGAGGGAGTGCATTTTGACTGCGTAACGGCAAACTACGACTTTGCTACGTTAGAGGAGGTGGTTGGGCAAGAAAGCGTATTGTCCCTTGGGATTGTTAATGGCCGTAACATTTGGCGCTCGGATCTCGAAGATGTGTATCAGCTACTTGTTGAGGTTCATGAGCGCCGCGGCAATAAACTGTGGCTTGCTCCTTCATGCTCATTGTTACATACGCCAGTCGATTTAGATCAAGAGCAAAAGCTTGATAGTGAGTTAAAGTCTTGGCTCGCATTTGCCAAGCAAAAAGGGCAAGAGTTGGCATTATTGAAAGGTGCATTGGAGCAGCGTGATGTTACCCAGTTGGTCGAGTATTCCAAGCCTGTAAAAGCGCGTTTGACCTCTACTCGGGTGAATAACAGTAAGGTACAACAGCGTGTTTCTGCGCTCACAGCAAAAGACGGTCAACGCAATAGCGAATTTGCAACCAGAATCAAAAAACAAACACAGTCGCTAAATCTACCTTTATTGCCAACCACAACGATTGGCTCCTTCCCACAGACCCAAGCGATTCGTAAGGCGCGGCGTGATTATAAAGCGGGTACTTTGAGTGTTGATGCTTATCAAAACCAGATGGAAGCAGAGATCCGTTATGCCGTTGAAGCACAAGAGGCGCTTAACTTAGATGTGCTTGTACATGGTGAAGCAGAGCGCAATGACATGGTCGAGTATTTTGGTGAGTTACTTGAAGGCTTTGCCTTTACTCAGTTTGGTTGGGTGCAAAGTTATGGCTCGCGCTGTGTAAAACCCCCCGTGATCTGGGGTGATGTCTCGCGTGCAGCGCCAATGACAGTTAATTGGACATGCTATGCGCAAAGCTTAACCAAAAAACCGATGAAGGGTATGCTTACAGGGCCTGTGACTATTTTATTTTGGTCGTTTGTCAGAGATGACTTAGACAAGCCGAGCATCGCGAATCAAATAGCTTTAGCACTGAGAGATGAAGTGGTGGATTTGCAAAATGCAGGGATTAAGGTGATCCAAATCGATGAACCAGCATTTAGAGAAGGGATGCCACTCAAAACCAGTCAGTGGCAAACTTACTTAGAGTGGGCTGCATATGCGTTTAGGGTGTCTGCAAGCGGCGTTAAGGATGAAACACAAGTCCATACTCATATGTGCTATTCGGAGTTTAACGATATTATCGCTGCCATTGCAGATATGGATGCGGACGTGATCACGATTGAAACGTCACGTTCAAATATGGTGTTACTCGACGCCTTTGAAGACTTTGATTACCCCAATGATATAGGGCCTGGTGTTTATGACATTCACACGCCAAACGTACCTGAGGTGGCATGGATAAAAGATCTAATTCACAAAGCCGCGAAGAAAATCCCTGTAGAAAGATTATGGGTGAACCCTGATTGTGGACTAAAAACCCGGGATTGGCCGGAAACTCAAGCTGCACTTGAGAATATGGTGATAGCAACTAAGGAGCTAAGAAGCGAATTTGCGGGAGGTTAATTCAAACCAGTCCAAATACCTCATTGTTTTTATGCAATGAGGTATTTGCTAGGGCCTGTTGACCTTTACTGTTTGATTTTTGTTCTTCTGAGTGTGTTTTGATCGCGACGCTCGACTTGCCGCCTAGTAATCTAGGCAAAAGTTGAGCAACAATGAACAAAGCGCACTCAGGTGAACCCAAAGGGCAGCGCTTGATTGGCATTTCTTCTGTGTTGCCCCACAAGGATGTGGGGTAAGGTGACTTTGCAGGAGCACAAAGTCTTTATCGCCAGACTCACATAGAACAACTATGCTACGCAGGCTCTGCCTTGTATAAATACCAATCAAACTGCTGCAAAAATAAACTTGAAAGATAAACAGGCCCTAGTTTCTACTCAGTAAAAATGCCATCGCTTGATCTGCGGCTAATGGCTGAGAAACAATATAACCTTGACCAAATTGGCAGCCTTTTTGCTTTAATAGCTGCCACTGTGTTTCGAGC
The sequence above is a segment of the Pseudoalteromonas piscicida genome. Coding sequences within it:
- the metE gene encoding 5-methyltetrahydropteroyltriglutamate--homocysteine S-methyltransferase, which encodes MSLTHNLGFPRVGKKRELKFAVERYWSGDLTQDELIAEGKRIRAENWALQADAGVDLIPVGDFAWYDHVLNISLLVGAIPSRHKDKASVNLDTLFRVGRGRAPSGCACAASEMTKWFNTNYHYIVPELTQTQEFALTWTELFTQVEEALSLGYQAKAVLVGPVTYLYLAKCVGQEFDKLVLLDKLLIVYQQVLAKLAEQGVEWVQVDEPILALEIDDAYRNALRRSFDALSGQGVKVLLASYFDSVQAHFEDIQSYPVEGVHFDCVTANYDFATLEEVVGQESVLSLGIVNGRNIWRSDLEDVYQLLVEVHERRGNKLWLAPSCSLLHTPVDLDQEQKLDSELKSWLAFAKQKGQELALLKGALEQRDVTQLVEYSKPVKARLTSTRVNNSKVQQRVSALTAKDGQRNSEFATRIKKQTQSLNLPLLPTTTIGSFPQTQAIRKARRDYKAGTLSVDAYQNQMEAEIRYAVEAQEALNLDVLVHGEAERNDMVEYFGELLEGFAFTQFGWVQSYGSRCVKPPVIWGDVSRAAPMTVNWTCYAQSLTKKPMKGMLTGPVTILFWSFVRDDLDKPSIANQIALALRDEVVDLQNAGIKVIQIDEPAFREGMPLKTSQWQTYLEWAAYAFRVSASGVKDETQVHTHMCYSEFNDIIAAIADMDADVITIETSRSNMVLLDAFEDFDYPNDIGPGVYDIHTPNVPEVAWIKDLIHKAAKKIPVERLWVNPDCGLKTRDWPETQAALENMVIATKELRSEFAGG